From Calothrix sp. PCC 6303, a single genomic window includes:
- a CDS encoding ATP-binding protein, with protein MKTELHVPSDLKFLNIVEEWLLGCLKLELGQSVDWSRQSSRLRLALVEAYSNVVRHAHKDQPNAPVIIRLELKDRDLALEVWDRGDGYDVSDYFAPNPTDKQEGGYGWLIMNRLMDKVEYELKVGGGNCLKLEASIPEITNNTSS; from the coding sequence ATGAAAACTGAGCTTCATGTACCAAGCGACTTAAAGTTTTTGAATATAGTCGAGGAATGGTTGTTAGGATGTCTCAAACTTGAGTTAGGACAATCTGTTGATTGGTCACGTCAATCTAGTCGGTTGCGATTAGCTCTAGTTGAAGCCTACTCCAACGTTGTCCGTCATGCCCATAAGGATCAACCCAATGCACCGGTGATTATCCGCTTAGAACTGAAGGACAGAGATCTTGCTCTAGAAGTTTGGGATCGAGGAGATGGTTATGATGTTTCTGATTATTTTGCTCCTAACCCCACCGATAAACAGGAAGGAGGTTACGGTTGGTTAATCATGAACCGACTTATGGATAAAGTTGAGTATGAGTTAAAAGTTGGTGGTGGTAACTGCCTGAAACTGGAAGCAAGCATACCCGAAATTACCAATAATACTTCTAGCTAA
- a CDS encoding SpoIIE family protein phosphatase, translating to MTDTEADKLKLMVVDDEPDNLELLYRTFRRDFHVFKACDAMNALEILNREGEMAVIISDQRMPEMKGTEFLSLTVERFPDTIRILLTGFTDVEDLVDAINSGQVFKYITKPWKPDRLKAVVEQAADTYHVVRNRTQELRRALRRESLFNAVTTAIRESLDYQSMLQKIVETIGQGFEASYCFLRPVENDRLTADEYSYSDSNAGNMPEGLVSEPIIAKVIETHHYQSAEHNDEDNPCYQLVVPLIYQQQLLAVLTLCQCKYHRPWRDEEVNLIAGVAEQAALALSQAKLYQRLQENQEKITLELEVARQIQNNLLRQTLPDIKGTRIQACCFPAREVGGDFFEVFVHPKGELWIAVGDVSGKGVPAALFMASAISVLRRELSQETPAMPNVVMRNLNHALCDDLIGSNCFITIVLARYTPSDKELVYANAGHVYPMLWSHQDIASSEEPKYLKTRGIPLGILPVWNAESGQLTLTSGDTLLLASDGITEATVGDQTDLSLQGIDRSMLQQCGLWKLIKKQMQPLSLKDLLSFIQADNDVQEDDQTILALKVL from the coding sequence ATGACTGATACAGAAGCAGATAAACTCAAATTAATGGTGGTAGATGATGAGCCTGATAACTTAGAGCTGCTCTACCGCACTTTTCGCAGAGATTTCCATGTGTTCAAAGCTTGTGATGCGATGAATGCACTGGAAATTTTAAACAGAGAAGGAGAAATGGCTGTTATCATCTCCGACCAAAGAATGCCGGAAATGAAAGGAACTGAATTTCTGAGTCTTACAGTTGAACGTTTCCCTGACACCATTAGAATTCTGCTGACAGGATTCACGGATGTGGAGGATTTAGTTGATGCCATCAACTCCGGTCAGGTGTTTAAATACATCACTAAACCTTGGAAGCCAGATCGACTTAAGGCAGTTGTAGAACAAGCAGCTGACACTTACCACGTTGTCAGGAATCGCACCCAAGAATTACGACGAGCACTGCGTCGAGAATCGCTGTTTAATGCTGTCACCACAGCTATCCGCGAATCCCTCGATTATCAGAGTATGCTACAAAAAATAGTCGAAACAATTGGACAAGGTTTTGAGGCAAGTTATTGTTTTCTCAGACCTGTAGAAAACGATCGCCTCACAGCCGATGAGTATTCCTATTCTGACTCTAACGCCGGAAATATGCCTGAGGGTTTAGTATCGGAACCTATCATTGCAAAGGTCATCGAAACCCATCACTACCAATCCGCAGAACACAATGATGAAGATAACCCATGTTATCAACTCGTAGTACCGCTGATTTATCAGCAACAACTACTTGCTGTTCTCACCCTCTGCCAATGCAAATACCATCGTCCTTGGCGGGATGAAGAAGTAAATCTAATCGCTGGTGTTGCAGAACAAGCAGCATTAGCTCTTTCTCAGGCAAAGCTTTATCAGCGACTCCAAGAAAACCAAGAAAAAATTACCCTCGAATTAGAAGTTGCTCGGCAAATCCAAAATAATTTGCTGCGTCAAACTCTACCAGACATCAAAGGAACTAGAATTCAAGCCTGCTGTTTCCCTGCCAGGGAAGTAGGTGGCGACTTTTTTGAAGTGTTTGTTCATCCTAAAGGTGAACTTTGGATTGCAGTTGGTGATGTTTCTGGAAAAGGTGTCCCCGCAGCTTTATTTATGGCTAGTGCAATTTCTGTATTGCGTCGTGAACTCTCCCAAGAAACGCCCGCAATGCCCAATGTTGTAATGCGGAACTTAAATCATGCTTTATGCGACGATTTAATCGGTAGTAATTGTTTTATTACTATCGTTTTGGCTCGCTACACTCCATCTGACAAAGAGCTTGTTTATGCCAATGCTGGACATGTCTACCCAATGCTGTGGTCACATCAGGACATCGCTAGTAGTGAGGAACCTAAGTATTTGAAAACACGCGGCATTCCCTTAGGAATTTTACCAGTCTGGAATGCAGAATCTGGTCAATTAACATTGACATCAGGAGATACTCTTTTGCTTGCTAGTGATGGAATTACAGAAGCAACAGTTGGCGATCAAACTGACTTATCTTTACAAGGTATTGACCGTTCAATGTTACAGCAGTGCGGTTTATGGAAGCTGATTAAAAAGCAGATGCAACCTCTATCACTCAAAGATTTACTGTCATTTATCCAAGCGGATAATGATGTTCAAGAAGATGACCAAACTATACTTGCTTTGAAGGTTTTGTAG
- a CDS encoding response regulator transcription factor produces MRKIRVVLIEDHDLTRVSIRIALQQKGEIQVVGEAANAAEGLKLSQEQQPDVAIVDIGLPDRDGIELTRELKTLTRTEESRLGIVILTLRDNKEAVLAAFAAGADSYCMKDTKYDNLLEAVRVTHNGNAWIDPAIARLVLQQAQQNPLKPEILTGEFRTAKLNANDEDDSDEIIDAYTLTERELEVLQLIVEGCSNAVIAERLFITVGTVKTHVRNILNKLCADDRTQAAVRALRSGLVG; encoded by the coding sequence ATGAGAAAAATTCGTGTAGTTCTAATTGAAGATCACGATCTAACCCGTGTGAGTATTCGCATCGCATTGCAGCAAAAGGGAGAAATTCAAGTTGTAGGTGAAGCTGCTAATGCCGCTGAGGGTTTGAAATTATCACAAGAGCAACAGCCGGATGTTGCCATAGTTGATATTGGCTTGCCAGATCGGGATGGAATTGAATTGACGCGGGAGTTAAAAACCCTTACTAGAACTGAAGAATCGAGGTTAGGAATCGTCATCTTGACGCTACGCGATAACAAAGAAGCTGTTCTGGCTGCCTTTGCAGCAGGGGCAGACTCCTACTGCATGAAAGATACAAAATATGATAATTTACTTGAAGCAGTGCGTGTCACCCACAATGGTAACGCTTGGATTGATCCAGCGATCGCGCGTTTGGTTCTTCAACAAGCACAGCAAAATCCTTTAAAACCCGAAATATTAACCGGAGAATTTAGAACCGCCAAGCTCAACGCCAATGATGAAGATGATTCTGATGAAATAATCGATGCTTATACCCTCACTGAGCGGGAATTAGAGGTTCTACAATTGATCGTTGAAGGCTGTAGTAATGCTGTAATCGCCGAAAGACTCTTTATCACCGTAGGAACAGTCAAAACCCACGTTCGTAATATTTTGAATAAACTTTGTGCCGATGATCGAACTCAAGCCGCTGTGCGTGCCCTACGTTCGGGCTTAGTTGGCTAA
- a CDS encoding WecB/TagA/CpsF family glycosyltransferase: MSKSLTSFSVLGLPVHIIPNYPNWLLERLKRNIGTHVVTLNAEMTMQAEQNQTLARIIQDAELVIPDGAGVVLYLRLLLKQPVKRTPGIELAESLLFAAAKIPDSAKIFLYGGAPEVAEKTAEYWREQAPSINIVGTYSGYHSEAEAEKLAQTLSQLQPEVILVGLGVPRQELWIAQNRHLCPNAIWVGVGGSFDVWSGIKNRAPAWLGDNNLEWLYRLYQEPWRWRRMLALPKFAIKAAVYATTNKNAVVQ, encoded by the coding sequence ATGTCTAAATCACTTACCTCATTTTCGGTATTGGGTTTACCAGTGCATATCATCCCCAATTACCCCAATTGGTTGCTGGAACGCTTGAAACGAAATATTGGCACCCATGTAGTAACTCTCAATGCGGAAATGACGATGCAAGCGGAGCAAAATCAAACTCTGGCTAGAATTATCCAGGATGCAGAATTAGTGATTCCTGATGGTGCTGGGGTCGTTTTGTATTTACGCTTACTACTGAAACAACCAGTAAAACGTACTCCAGGAATTGAACTGGCAGAATCATTATTATTTGCAGCGGCAAAGATACCAGATAGTGCCAAGATTTTCTTATATGGTGGAGCGCCGGAAGTTGCGGAAAAAACTGCTGAATATTGGCGCGAACAAGCACCTAGTATCAATATTGTCGGGACTTATTCTGGTTATCACTCGGAGGCAGAAGCCGAAAAATTAGCTCAAACTCTATCACAACTTCAACCAGAAGTTATTTTAGTTGGTTTAGGTGTACCTCGACAAGAACTTTGGATTGCTCAAAATCGTCACCTATGTCCCAATGCAATTTGGGTTGGTGTTGGTGGTAGTTTTGATGTTTGGTCAGGAATCAAAAATCGTGCCCCAGCTTGGTTGGGAGATAATAATTTAGAATGGCTCTACCGCTTATATCAAGAGCCTTGGCGGTGGCGAAGAATGCTTGCATTGCCCAAGTTTGCCATCAAGGCAGCAGTTTATGCAACAACTAATAAAAACGCTGTTGTTCAATAG